The Perca fluviatilis chromosome 18, GENO_Pfluv_1.0, whole genome shotgun sequence genomic interval gaagacacaacaaagtgaTTAGTAGCAATAAATCACAGTATACAACTGCAATACTTAGAGTATCACATACTATTAAGAATCACAATGTTGTGGCTTAATTGCTGGGAGAAACGTGtttcaaccacaaaataaaagcGGTCTGTCAGGACTCCACAGACGACAAGGTGGTTTTATTTCACCTGCTCAACTGTCGGATGCTTTAGGCTAATGGTAACTGAGGCCCAAAATTCCAACATCTAGTATAAGGCAGAGTGGAAAAAAGTCTGTGTTGTGGAATATCCAAGCacatatttttcctttttcttgtcTGACAATGTGGTTGTTAAATTAAGTGGAAAAAATGCAACGCAGATTTAACCAAAAGGgattcatacagtatgtttttaaaCTGCCATTGGACTAGTTGTATTTTTTGGCAGTTTTCAGGGCAAACCAATGCAAccaccaccaacaacaacaacaagttgCTACAAGCAAACAGTCTGAGTACATTCAGAACCAGCAGAAACCACAGAGATCCAGGTGCAGTCTGCTCTTAGTAGCATACATTGGGGAACATTTGGAGCAGTCCATTATCCAGCAGGGCATGATGGTAGGAACGAGTTTATCGCTGCACAGCTTTGATGACCCATTCTGCTGCAGGGTTCAGCTGGAAGAGGTCTTTCATGTAAGTTTCCCCATCTAGACATCTCTCCTCTGAGGGACGACAAATAAACAGGAGAGACACATGATGTTGATATGACTATAACTATGATGGATTACTGCGCTATGGCCTTTAGACAGGCCTACAACAGgaagtacattttttttccccccattagGCCTGTTGGCTCACTAGCAGGGTTATCAGCAGATAATATACATCATCTAAACAATGTAATTAATCAGATTTTAGTAGGAGCAGAACTTACCGATGTTTCCACCAATCTCATAGAGACACAGCTCTTCTCGTTTCACTGCCACTAAACTgggaagacaaagagagaaaaaggaacaTGAGAGGACAGACCTTATAtagccaaaagaaaaaaatactgtgtgtgtgtatttgaatGAGCAATGTACACACAACCCATTACCTCTCTTGGCTGAGGAAGCGTGTTAATACATCAGCAGCCTGCAACTCTTCAGTAAGCTGAACTGCCATGGACACTTTACTGAATTGTGGTGCTTGAACTCGAATAAATCCCTGTGAACTCTCCTGGTTATGAACACAGACGGAGACAAACCGAGAGGGAGAGAAACATACAGTCAATCACACCGCCAAAAACACTGTCCtcgtcacacacaaacactcgcATGAGACGAGGACTTCAGACCACAAGAATGTGGACTTGTCCGTTTAATAAACTCCAAAACACTGTTTGGCCTCATAGCGCTTAGCTGAGCATGCAGGGTCAAGCGTTGCCCTAGTTACGGTCATTGTCAAGAAAACAGTACTCTCTAATATGCTGCTAtacctacagtgccttgcgaaagtattcggcccccttgaacgtttcgaccttttgccacatttcaggcctcaaacataaagatataaaactgtaattttttgtgaagaatcaacaacaagtgggtcccaattatgaagtggaacgaaattcattggctatttcaaacttttttaacaaataaaaaactgaaaagtgggcgtgcaaaattattcagcccctttactttcagtgcagcaaactctctccagaagttcagtgaggatctctgaatgatccaatgttgacctaaatgactaatgatgataaatagaatccagctgtgtgtaatcaagtctccgtataaatgcacctgctctgtgatagtctcagaggtccgtgtaaagcgcagagagcatcatgaagaacaaggaagacaccaggcaggtccgagatactgttgtggagaagtttatagccggatttggatacaaaaaggtttcccaagctttaaacatcccaaggagcactgtgcaagcgataatattgaaatggaaggagtatcagaccactacaaatctacgaagacccggccgtccctctaaactttcagctcatacaatgagaagactgatcagagatgcagccaagaggcccatgatcactctggatgaactgcagagatctacagctgaggtgggagactcactgaggtgggagactgattgttgtccataggacaacaatcagtcgtatactgcacaaatctggcctttatggaagagtggcaagaagaaagccatttcttaaagatatccataaaaagtgtcgtttaaagtttgccaaaagccacctgggagacacaccaaacatgtggaagaaggtgctgtggtcagatgaaaccaaaatcgaacttttggcaacaatgcaaaacgttatgtttggcgtaaaaagcaacacagctcatcaccctgaacacaccatccccactgtccaacatggtggtggcagcatcatggtttgggcctgcttttttttttctgcagcggacagggaagatggttaaaattgatgggaagatggatggagccaaatacaggaccattctggaagaaaacctgatggagtctgcaaaagacctgagactgggacggagatttgtcttccaacaagacaatgatccaaaacataaagcaaaatctacaatggaatggttcacaaataaacatatccaggtgttagaatggccaagtcaaagtccagacctgaatccaatcgagaatctgtggaaagaactgaaaactgctgttcacaaacgctctccatccaacctcactgagctcgagctgttttgcaaggaggaatgggcaaaaatgtcagtctctcgatgtgcaaaactgatagagacataccccaagcgacttacagctgtaatcgcagcaaaaggtggcgctacaaagtattaacttaagggggccggaataattttgccgccccaatatttcagttttttatttgtttaaaaggtttgaaatatcaaataaatttcgttccacttcatgattgtgtcccacttgttgttgattcttcacaaaaaattacagttttatatctttatgtttgaggcctgaaatgtggcaaaaggtcgaaaagttcaagggggccgaatactttcgcaaggcactgtagctaGTTTAGCTATCTTTCAGTATTATAACACAACAGCCTGTTTGCCAGAGACGTACAATAAAatcagtaaatgtgtgtgtgaaatttttttaaatgttttgtgctCATTGGATATTACTAAATACAtccaattaaaataaatatactgtatggaaTGGTGAAAACCATTGCACTATTGTGATAGGGATACATATCTTATGACTGGTTGACTGACTGCCCTGTCTTTGGCTCCTGATGCACACATGTTGCACCATGGATAAAATATACCCACACAGGAACAACAGTCCTATACATCACCACTAGATGTCACGGTTTCTCAATATACTGTATTGAGAAATACCATACGATACCATACCATATGATAAGTTGGTATCAAATTGTCACTGTTAAGGTTTTTATGGGGTCTTATTAATTTCAATTTTCGCTGTAATTTATTTATCTAGCCCTGCCATACAGGGTCAGTATTAAAAGATGGAGGTTTATTTACTGTTGTTTTTGGAGTTGAGGCATACAGTACAACGACTGTAACGACTCAAATCATTTTGTCGCTGACAGCGACATGAACATGAATTAAACCCCCTACCTCAGAGACAGCTTTATCAGATTTTTCAGTGGTAATCTTCTTCAGCAGCTTTCTCACAGCCTTCTCTTTATTTGGTTTCCGATGGCTTTCCATGTTTTGTTGTCTGACCTGGGTCATAATGAACTTGGGGATctggacggacggacggacggacacacacacacggacacacacacacacacacacacgataatcTTAATACACACTGTATCATCCTCCATacttaatgaaaaaaataatgtagATGCTTTTTTGAGTAACTATGCATTAAGAAATAATGTTCTCCATTGATTTCAACTATATGAGTGTTGACATGGACACAAATGTACAGTTTGTTTATAGTGGTGACTTGAATGGCAGAATATATCAAGTCAGAGGGCTTTTTTTAATCCTTACCGTCCACAGAAGATTCTGGTATCGGATCAGCAGCCGGACAATGTTTGCTGTGCTAGTTGCCATGGAGAACTCCTGTTGTTCTGTAACCTTGGAGCGGAAACCTTTGAACATGAAGATGTTGGGTGCCATGACAACAGAGACATTGTTAAGAGTCATTTTATTCTTGGCCTGGTGGTCAATCACACGCTGGAAAAACTCCACTAGTGCCTGGGGGagcaaacagaaatcacacttACAACCGAAATAGTCAAAGGTTTCTTATTTattgaaattaaacattaaaaagcacatttcaaattcagtgtgCATTTACCTTCAAAGTGTCCCGATTGGCCGTAGGTAACAGAAGGACCAACAGGTTCAAAGCCTGCAACTGCTGCTTCTTTGTGGGGAGCTcttcaaacacatacacatgaatGCTTAATGCAAGTAAATGTGGCTGCAAAGCTCTTGTGATTAAGCAGAATACTTTCATAAACAGATGCTATACATACTGTTGACAGCAATAAATGCGTTGAGGTACTCCACAGTCAGCAGTGGATGGGGTAACTCCCTGATGAACAGCTTCAAAAGGCTAGCAGCATCGTGCTGCTTCaactgttgccatggaaacatCCCGTCATAGAAAGAGGACTCAAGCTCCTGGCACAGGGACTGGATTTGGGACAGATACACATAAGCAAGCTTGTTTCACTACTTCACCAACCTCAAGGACACCTCATGATGACAGGCTGGTAGTAGGAAAATGTTCTTCTTTACTCAGCTAATGCTACTAACAGTTTTGCCATTTTACAATGTATCTGTAGCGATGGCAGTCAAATGCTTTAACAAACCTTGACTCTGGTGGCTGCCCCAGGGATCCGCAGTAGCCCCTCGGTGTCTaatccctcctcctcaatatgaCTAATAAACTAggaataagagagagagagagagagatataaagGTAAAACATCACAAGTACAAAATGTAAAGTCAGTCCCATATACTTTAGATTCAGGTTGCcctgtgtgtaatgtaaatTATGAGATTAATATCGGGAATACAGTAGGATAAATTGACATATTGATCCATTGCTATTATACGATTTCCTCTCATCATCGCTGTAATGTTGACTCGTCCACGTCTCAGACTGACAATGTGACTGGCCGGCATGCTCGCTCACCCTCTGCAGTATGAATGGCACTTTGGTCCCAGGGGTCCGCCTCTGGTCCTGTTCCAATAAAGTGGCAAGGGGAACACCAAATAGACCactttctgcacacacacacaagcacaaatattttgtaaaacatACATTTCTACAAACTGTACATGTTTACctggacaaaataataatttatattaattttagctttttttctaATGACTTGTGTTTGCATATAtccctctttgtgtgtgtgtgtgtgtgtgtgtgtgtgtgtgtgtgtgtgtgtgtgtgtgtgagtggtctTATTTGTTGTTTTGACTCTTCATGTCttagtttgtgtctctgtgcatgtttgattgtgtcagtgttgtgtgtgtggggtgagaAAGCGTGTTTATCTTCAGGGCCGTTGTATATGCAtggtgtgtgcgcatgtgtacCTTTAGTCTTAACTTTGACAGCTTTGTGCGCTTTCAGGTCTATCCCAGCGGTGTCAAACAGAGCAGTCGACTCAACAAGCACCAGTCTACGCACCTGTCAGAAcaatacaaac includes:
- the arhgap18 gene encoding rho GTPase-activating protein 18 isoform X4, with protein sequence MDDYWKEVENITRSGGGAGRGEGGGEGEVQEEEQQKIPEEGEQEEAWLTEAGLARLFDDSLAADQDQEEDSAVFLSTLTRSQAAAVERRVTSLQQTWLRRRNRQHVPDVRDIFRPPEKDGEPSKLKGGSENGQKDVPSVAETETELNVEVAFSEQALTYRDNNQKLNVIASPNSPDDKLPNFKLLRDKTGQTRIGDLSPLDMKKVRRLVLVESTALFDTAGIDLKAHKAVKVKTKESGLFGVPLATLLEQDQRRTPGTKVPFILQRFISHIEEEGLDTEGLLRIPGAATRVKSLCQELESSFYDGMFPWQQLKQHDAASLLKLFIRELPHPLLTVEYLNAFIAVNKLPTKKQQLQALNLLVLLLPTANRDTLKALVEFFQRVIDHQAKNKMTLNNVSVVMAPNIFMFKGFRSKVTEQQEFSMATSTANIVRLLIRYQNLLWTIPKFIMTQVRQQNMESHRKPNKEKAVRKLLKKITTEKSDKAVSEESSQGFIRVQAPQFSKVSMAVQLTEELQAADVLTRFLSQESLVAVKREELCLYEIGGNIEERCLDGETYMKDLFQLNPAAEWVIKAVQR
- the arhgap18 gene encoding rho GTPase-activating protein 18 isoform X1; translation: MSRQQQQSQGVVLTGYHSNAELLPKTGPCDPSCPSAQDLESTVISRRTGQYTVQQNQNPHHGDKSGPSTTTNSTRTTSTDPASLLNPSVVACPRSQPSSSPRHSPNSRSRPRPQCQRCNSQESLDELEMDDYWKEVENITRSGGGAGRGEGGGEGEVQEEEQQKIPEEGEQEEAWLTEAGLARLFDDSLAADQDQEEDSAVFLSTLTRSQAAAVERRVTSLQQTWLRRRNRQHVPDVRDIFRPPEKDGEPSKLKGGSENGQKDVPSVAETETELNVEVAFSEQALTYRDNNQKLNVIASPNSPDDKLPNFKLLRDKTGQTRIGDLSPLDMKKVRRLVLVESTALFDTAGIDLKAHKAVKVKTKESGLFGVPLATLLEQDQRRTPGTKVPFILQRFISHIEEEGLDTEGLLRIPGAATRVKSLCQELESSFYDGMFPWQQLKQHDAASLLKLFIRELPHPLLTVEYLNAFIAVNKLPTKKQQLQALNLLVLLLPTANRDTLKALVEFFQRVIDHQAKNKMTLNNVSVVMAPNIFMFKGFRSKVTEQQEFSMATSTANIVRLLIRYQNLLWTIPKFIMTQVRQQNMESHRKPNKEKAVRKLLKKITTEKSDKAVSEESSQGFIRVQAPQFSKVSMAVQLTEELQAADVLTRFLSQESLVAVKREELCLYEIGGNIEERCLDGETYMKDLFQLNPAAEWVIKAVQR
- the arhgap18 gene encoding rho GTPase-activating protein 18 isoform X3, whose translation is MVSRLTYYLHLSRRTGQYTVQQNQNPHHGDKSGPSTTTNSTRTTSTDPASLLNPSVVACPRSQPSSSPRHSPNSRSRPRPQCQRCNSQESLDELEMDDYWKEVENITRSGGGAGRGEGGGEGEVQEEEQQKIPEEGEQEEAWLTEAGLARLFDDSLAADQDQEEDSAVFLSTLTRSQAAAVERRVTSLQQTWLRRRNRQHVPDVRDIFRPPEKDGEPSKLKGGSENGQKDVPSVAETETELNVEVAFSEQALTYRDNNQKLNVIASPNSPDDKLPNFKLLRDKTGQTRIGDLSPLDMKKVRRLVLVESTALFDTAGIDLKAHKAVKVKTKESGLFGVPLATLLEQDQRRTPGTKVPFILQRFISHIEEEGLDTEGLLRIPGAATRVKSLCQELESSFYDGMFPWQQLKQHDAASLLKLFIRELPHPLLTVEYLNAFIAVNKLPTKKQQLQALNLLVLLLPTANRDTLKALVEFFQRVIDHQAKNKMTLNNVSVVMAPNIFMFKGFRSKVTEQQEFSMATSTANIVRLLIRYQNLLWTIPKFIMTQVRQQNMESHRKPNKEKAVRKLLKKITTEKSDKAVSEESSQGFIRVQAPQFSKVSMAVQLTEELQAADVLTRFLSQESLVAVKREELCLYEIGGNIEERCLDGETYMKDLFQLNPAAEWVIKAVQR
- the arhgap18 gene encoding rho GTPase-activating protein 18 isoform X2, which encodes MSRQQQQSQGVVLTGYHSNAELLPKTGPCDPSCPSAQDLESTVISRRTGQYTVQQNQNPHHGDKSGPSTTTNSTRTTSTDPASLLNPSVVACPRSQPSSSPRHSPNSRSRPRPQCQRCNSQESLDELEMDDYWKEVENITRSGGGAGRGEGGGEGEVQEEEQQKIPEEGEQEEAWLTEAGLARLFDDSLAADQDQEEDSAVFLSTLTRSQAAAVERRVTSLQQTWLRRRNRQHVPDVRDIFRPPEKDGEPSKLKGGSENGQKDVPSVETETELNVEVAFSEQALTYRDNNQKLNVIASPNSPDDKLPNFKLLRDKTGQTRIGDLSPLDMKKVRRLVLVESTALFDTAGIDLKAHKAVKVKTKESGLFGVPLATLLEQDQRRTPGTKVPFILQRFISHIEEEGLDTEGLLRIPGAATRVKSLCQELESSFYDGMFPWQQLKQHDAASLLKLFIRELPHPLLTVEYLNAFIAVNKLPTKKQQLQALNLLVLLLPTANRDTLKALVEFFQRVIDHQAKNKMTLNNVSVVMAPNIFMFKGFRSKVTEQQEFSMATSTANIVRLLIRYQNLLWTIPKFIMTQVRQQNMESHRKPNKEKAVRKLLKKITTEKSDKAVSEESSQGFIRVQAPQFSKVSMAVQLTEELQAADVLTRFLSQESLVAVKREELCLYEIGGNIEERCLDGETYMKDLFQLNPAAEWVIKAVQR